A window of Pedococcus aerophilus contains these coding sequences:
- a CDS encoding CPBP family intramembrane glutamic endopeptidase: protein MINPVSEVRSFVRAALVTPVPRDHTESDAAFRRRRLVAVVTLLVGTAVLTLALRIPPGDPTFYVATVGLALVWTVGAFASGPLHLGRAHTRAGGDARPIVQSLALGALLLAIFLLGGLVIAQVPLLRDPVTNLLDHARLGSLPVVALITAVNGISEELYFRGALYSAIGRRRAVLVTTVVYALTTVGSGIPLLVLAAALLGLLTGLQRRVTGGILGPVITHLTWSLGMLFLLPTVLSSGS, encoded by the coding sequence GTGATCAACCCGGTGAGCGAGGTGCGCTCGTTCGTCCGTGCCGCCCTCGTCACCCCGGTCCCCCGCGACCACACCGAGTCCGACGCCGCCTTCCGCCGCCGCCGCCTCGTCGCCGTCGTCACCCTCCTCGTCGGCACGGCCGTGCTCACGCTGGCGCTGCGCATCCCGCCCGGCGACCCGACCTTCTACGTCGCGACCGTCGGGCTGGCCCTGGTCTGGACCGTCGGCGCCTTCGCCTCGGGCCCGCTGCACCTCGGTCGCGCCCACACGCGCGCAGGCGGGGACGCCCGGCCGATCGTGCAGTCACTGGCCCTCGGGGCGCTGCTCCTCGCGATCTTCCTGCTGGGAGGCCTGGTCATCGCCCAGGTCCCGCTGCTGCGCGACCCCGTGACCAACCTGCTCGATCACGCCCGGCTCGGGTCGCTGCCCGTCGTCGCGCTCATCACGGCGGTCAACGGCATCTCCGAGGAGCTGTACTTCCGGGGCGCCCTCTACTCCGCCATCGGCCGCCGCCGTGCGGTCCTGGTCACGACGGTGGTCTACGCGCTGACGACCGTGGGCTCCGGCATCCCCCTGCTCGTCCTCGCCGCCGCCCTGCTCGGCCTGCTGACCGGGCTGCAGCGCCGGGTCACCGGCGGCATCCTCGGCCCGGTGATCACGCACCTCACGTGGTCGCTCGGGATGCTCTTCCTCCTGCCCACCGTCCTTTCCTCAGGAAGCTGA
- a CDS encoding nucleotidyltransferase family protein has translation MTVPEEEPRPVAGLLLAAGGGRRMGRPKALVADPAGGTFLERGLRVLRESGCDPVLVVLGAGIDEARPLAEAGTAPADVVVEAADWADGQSASLRAGLRAVAGTGAEAVIVLLVDLPDVGPQVLTRLLAATAGEGPAVLARAAYEGVPGHPVLIGREHWAAVLDGATGDRGARDHLATHPHTVVECGDLATGRDADTPADLT, from the coding sequence ATGACGGTCCCCGAGGAGGAGCCCCGCCCCGTGGCGGGCCTCCTCCTCGCCGCCGGCGGAGGCCGTCGCATGGGCCGGCCCAAGGCCCTGGTCGCCGACCCGGCCGGCGGCACCTTCCTCGAACGGGGGCTGCGGGTGCTGAGGGAGTCGGGCTGCGACCCGGTCCTGGTCGTCCTCGGCGCCGGCATCGACGAGGCGCGACCCCTGGCGGAGGCGGGGACCGCCCCGGCCGACGTCGTCGTCGAGGCCGCGGACTGGGCCGACGGCCAGAGCGCCTCGTTGCGAGCGGGGCTGCGGGCGGTCGCCGGCACCGGCGCGGAGGCCGTCATCGTCCTGCTCGTCGACCTCCCTGACGTCGGCCCGCAGGTCCTCACGCGGCTCTTGGCTGCTACGGCGGGCGAGGGGCCCGCGGTCCTGGCGCGGGCGGCATACGAGGGGGTCCCCGGCCACCCGGTCCTGATCGGCCGCGAGCACTGGGCGGCGGTCCTCGACGGCGCCACCGGCGACCGCGGGGCTCGCGACCACCTCGCCACCCACCCGCACACCGTCGTCGAGTGCGGTGACCTGGCCACCGGCCGCGACGCCGACACCCCCGCCGACCTGACCTGA
- a CDS encoding tryptophan-rich sensory protein, translating into MSSSPDSSTAPRRVLVTGATGYVGGALVPVLLDRGWTVRVLTRSRRGLEGHDWAGRVEVVEGNATSPEDCRRALEDVDVAYYLLHSMDGKGDFMQRDREMAHTFSDAAHDRGVGRIVYLSGLHPQGRLSDHLASRVEVGDIFLDGPVPATVLQAGIVLGDGSASFDMLRHLTERLPAVVAPRWLRNRIQPVAVDDVMHYLAGSALMGPEVNRTFDIGGPEVLTYADMMQQYAEIVGLGRRFITTVPVLTPKLAGLWIDIVTPISRGIGRPLIGSLVHEAVCDEQDILDVTGPPPGGRTGFADAIREANRGIDPFRWRRTLARTSAMVGAAAVTGSLLTDPTSRWYRKLDKPSWEPPPAAFPVVWTGLYADVALVSAVSSSYLAEAGREKEAKELEQALALNMALNTAWTGLFFRARRPWLATAECAVLTLSSADLARRAGAAGRGKAVAIGAYAAWCGFATVLSGTIAHRNRSRR; encoded by the coding sequence ATGTCCTCATCGCCTGACTCCTCCACCGCCCCCCGTCGGGTGCTGGTCACCGGCGCCACCGGCTACGTCGGAGGCGCCCTCGTCCCGGTCCTGCTCGACCGGGGCTGGACCGTGCGGGTCCTCACGCGCAGCCGCCGTGGCCTCGAGGGCCACGACTGGGCCGGGCGCGTGGAGGTCGTCGAGGGCAACGCCACCTCCCCCGAGGACTGCCGCCGGGCGCTGGAGGACGTCGACGTCGCCTACTACCTGCTGCACTCGATGGACGGCAAGGGCGACTTCATGCAGCGCGACCGGGAGATGGCACACACCTTCTCCGACGCCGCCCACGACCGTGGCGTCGGTCGCATCGTCTACCTCAGCGGGCTGCACCCGCAGGGCCGCCTGTCCGACCACCTCGCCTCCCGCGTCGAGGTCGGCGACATCTTCCTCGACGGCCCGGTCCCCGCGACCGTGCTCCAGGCGGGGATCGTCCTCGGGGACGGCTCGGCGTCGTTCGACATGCTGCGCCACCTCACCGAGCGGCTTCCGGCAGTCGTCGCGCCACGGTGGCTGCGCAACCGGATCCAGCCGGTCGCGGTCGACGACGTCATGCACTACCTCGCCGGCTCGGCCCTGATGGGTCCGGAGGTCAACCGCACCTTCGACATCGGCGGACCCGAGGTCCTCACCTACGCCGACATGATGCAGCAGTACGCCGAGATCGTCGGCCTGGGTCGCCGCTTCATCACCACGGTCCCGGTCCTCACGCCCAAGCTCGCCGGGCTCTGGATCGACATCGTCACCCCGATCTCCCGCGGCATCGGGCGCCCGCTGATCGGCAGCCTCGTCCACGAGGCCGTCTGCGACGAGCAGGACATCCTCGACGTCACCGGCCCGCCGCCCGGTGGCCGGACCGGGTTCGCGGACGCGATCCGCGAGGCCAACCGCGGCATCGACCCGTTCCGCTGGCGCCGCACGCTCGCCCGCACCAGTGCGATGGTCGGCGCCGCCGCTGTCACCGGCTCGCTGCTCACCGACCCCACCTCCCGCTGGTACCGCAAGCTCGACAAGCCCTCGTGGGAGCCGCCGCCCGCAGCCTTCCCCGTGGTCTGGACCGGCCTCTACGCCGATGTCGCCCTCGTCAGCGCCGTGTCCTCCTCCTACCTCGCCGAGGCGGGCCGGGAGAAGGAGGCGAAGGAGCTCGAGCAGGCGTTGGCTCTCAACATGGCCCTCAACACCGCCTGGACCGGCTTGTTCTTCCGGGCCCGTCGCCCGTGGCTGGCCACCGCCGAGTGCGCTGTCCTCACCCTCTCGTCGGCCGACCTCGCCCGCCGCGCGGGCGCGGCGGGACGCGGCAAGGCCGTGGCGATCGGGGCGTATGCCGCGTGGTGCGGCTTCGCCACCGTGCTGTCCGGCACGATCGCGCACCGGAACCGCAGCCGCCGCTGA
- the paaA gene encoding 1,2-phenylacetyl-CoA epoxidase subunit PaaA, whose protein sequence is MTATDTAATDTAATDPLQAGFDTTIGHGDRIEPRDWMPDGYRRTLVRQIAQHAHSEIIGMQPEGAWIGRAPSLRRKAILLAKVQDEAGHGLYLYSACETLGVSRGELTEKLISGAQKYSSIFNYPTLSYADVGTIGWLVDGAAICNQVPLCRTSFGPYGRAMIRICKEESFHQRQGYELLMTMMQGTDEQRAMVQESVNRFWWPALMMFGPPDDESPNSAQSMAWGIKRNSNDDLRQRFVDMSVPQAAALGVTFPDPELRWNDERGHHDFGQPDWDEFMQVVKGNGPCNTQRIAHRRKAHEDGAWVREAATAYAAKQASVATAGGAA, encoded by the coding sequence ATGACCGCCACCGACACCGCAGCCACCGACACCGCGGCCACCGACCCGCTGCAGGCGGGCTTCGACACGACCATCGGGCACGGCGACCGGATCGAGCCGCGCGACTGGATGCCCGACGGGTACCGCAGGACCCTGGTGCGCCAGATCGCCCAGCACGCGCACTCCGAGATCATCGGCATGCAGCCCGAGGGCGCGTGGATCGGCCGCGCACCGTCGCTGCGGCGCAAGGCGATCCTGCTCGCCAAGGTGCAGGACGAGGCCGGCCACGGGCTCTACCTCTACTCCGCGTGCGAGACCCTCGGGGTCAGCCGCGGCGAGCTCACCGAGAAGCTCATCTCCGGCGCGCAGAAGTACTCCTCGATCTTCAACTACCCGACCCTGTCGTACGCCGACGTGGGCACCATCGGCTGGCTCGTCGACGGCGCCGCCATCTGCAACCAGGTGCCGCTGTGCCGCACCTCGTTCGGACCGTACGGCCGCGCGATGATCCGCATCTGCAAGGAGGAGTCCTTCCACCAGCGGCAGGGCTACGAGCTGCTCATGACGATGATGCAGGGCACCGACGAGCAGCGCGCCATGGTGCAGGAGTCGGTCAACCGGTTCTGGTGGCCGGCGCTGATGATGTTCGGGCCGCCCGACGACGAGTCGCCCAACTCGGCGCAGTCGATGGCCTGGGGCATCAAGCGCAACAGCAACGACGACCTGCGCCAGCGGTTCGTCGACATGTCGGTGCCGCAGGCTGCCGCGCTGGGCGTCACGTTCCCCGACCCCGAGCTGCGCTGGAACGACGAGCGCGGCCACCACGACTTCGGCCAGCCCGACTGGGACGAGTTCATGCAGGTCGTCAAGGGCAACGGCCCCTGCAACACCCAGCGGATCGCCCACCGCCGCAAGGCCCACGAGGACGGTGCGTGGGTGCGCGAGGCCGCGACCGCGTACGCCGCCAAGCAGGCCTCCGTCGCGACCGCCGGGGGTGCCGCATGA
- a CDS encoding carboxyl transferase domain-containing protein: MFSRIAIVNRGEAAMRLIHAVRDLNAQAGVGGHRIETVALHTEGEKRAMFVREADLAYDLGPAANRPYLDYAVLEKALRETGADAAWVGWGFVAEHPEFAELCARIGVTFIGPSAEAMRKLGDKIGSKLIAEEVGVPVAPWSRGGVDTLEDAKAAAADIGYPLMLKATAGGGGRGIRMVASDADLTDAYERTRDEAERAFGSGVVFLEKLVTGARHVEVQVIADSHGSAWALGVRDCSVQRRNQKVIEESASPVLGPDQVAEVKASAERLAIAVGYAGAGTVEFLYHPGEKFFAFLEVNTRLQVEHPITEATTDTDLVKLQIHVAGGGRLEGERPVEEGHAVEARLNAEDPDRDFAPSPGRIALLNLPSGPGVRVDTGVGEGDSIPADFDSMIAKIIAVGSDRDEALARLRRAMSETTVVIEGGATNKSFILDLLDQPEVIDGSADTGWIDRVRGEGRLVLHRHSGIALVAAGIEAYEDEEEVERTRLLETSRGGRPQVQHRTGRAIDLKLRGTAYKVTVWRIGPHLFRATVAGGTVEQTVDAELDRLDEYTSRLTTGGRTHRLITATHGPVQLVEVDGVTHRVSRDEGGVLRSPAPALVVATPAPVGSEVAAGAPVLVLESMKMETVLPAPFAARVKELLVSTGSQVETGAPMVRLEPLGDPDAVAEAAPENTVDLDLPATDLSGAGAQEVIDRSRASLCAMLLGYDVDPRDGGGTLRSYLAAREELVAAGHAQIGDEVAVLEVFADFAELSRNRPAGEEDHVENRVHSPREHFHTYLQSLDVERGALPEQFRSKLSQVLRHYGLDGLDRTPQLEEAVFRVFLAQQRSAPEVALATALLQHWIVEPRPEPPLDASARDVLDRLVVATQLRYPVIGDLARSVRFRWFDQPLVDADRATVLGGVRDELAALEDVPGGDERAGRIDALAAIPEQIVQFLAERLESGVPSREPMLAVLIKRHYREHELTGLRELQVESRPFAVADYTLDGRPTHLVTSIGRVDELAPDSGLVAGVAEQLAARGEGDEAVVDLYLAWADEPSSAEEASAHLATALAAVPFAQQVRRVAVAVCPGGGRPVSYFTFRPEDGSMVEDRLVRGVHPMVGRRLNLWRLRDFDITRLPAPEDVLLYRCVAPGNESDQRLVALAQVRQLAVVRDESGRVTALPHAERAIANCLEAIRRARAAAGSAGARLDMNHVWVHIWPPIEADLDQLTALQAKISPLTAGAGIEEVLVQGRIATPDGASAPLAARFHYQPGSGVVTSVEEPPTERLLPLDDYAQKVVRARRRGVVYPYELQAMIAGHGGTATEYDLDDRGSLVPVDRPYGLNKAGIIAGVITTPTERYPEGITRVLLCGDPLKALGAVAEAECMRVIAALDLAQEMGVPVEWFALSAGARISMDSGTENMDWVARALKRIIEFTQDGGEINIVVAGINVGAQPYWNAEATMLMHTKGILVMTPDSAMVLTGKQSLDFSGGVSAEDNFGIGGYDRVMGPNGQAQYWAPDLAGARDVLMAHYDHTYVHPGEDGPRRARTTDPVDRDVTTFPHTLADSGFTTVGDIFSSETNPDRKKPFDIRTLMAAVADQDHETLERWAGMADAETAVVQDAHLGGIPVCLLGIESKTVARRGFPPTDGPDTYTAGTLFPRSSKKAARAINAASGNRPVVVLANLSGFDGSPESMRSLQLEYGAEIGRAIVNFDGPIVFTVVSRYHGGAFVVFSKVLNPRMTVLAVEGSFASVLGGAPAAAVVFSRDVDARTASDARVRDLEAAMGEADQARRAELATELAEVRSAVRSEKLGEVASEFDKVHSIHRAVSVGSVDAVISANELRPRIIAAIEAGLKG; this comes from the coding sequence ATGTTCTCGCGCATCGCCATCGTCAACCGTGGAGAGGCCGCGATGCGGCTCATCCACGCCGTGCGCGACCTCAACGCCCAGGCCGGGGTCGGCGGGCACCGCATCGAGACGGTCGCCCTGCACACCGAGGGCGAGAAGCGCGCCATGTTCGTCCGCGAGGCCGACCTCGCGTACGACCTCGGCCCGGCGGCCAACCGCCCCTACCTCGACTACGCGGTGCTCGAGAAAGCGCTGCGCGAGACCGGCGCGGACGCCGCGTGGGTCGGCTGGGGCTTCGTCGCCGAGCACCCGGAGTTCGCCGAGCTGTGCGCCAGGATCGGCGTGACCTTCATCGGGCCGAGCGCCGAGGCGATGCGCAAGCTCGGCGACAAGATCGGCTCCAAGCTCATCGCCGAGGAGGTCGGCGTCCCCGTGGCGCCGTGGAGCCGCGGCGGGGTCGACACCCTCGAGGACGCCAAGGCCGCCGCCGCGGACATCGGCTACCCCCTCATGCTCAAGGCGACCGCCGGCGGTGGCGGGCGCGGCATCCGGATGGTCGCCTCCGACGCCGACCTCACCGACGCCTACGAGCGCACCCGCGACGAGGCCGAGCGGGCGTTCGGCTCCGGCGTGGTCTTCCTCGAGAAGCTCGTCACCGGCGCCCGCCACGTCGAGGTGCAGGTCATCGCCGACTCGCACGGCAGCGCCTGGGCGCTCGGCGTCCGGGACTGCTCCGTGCAGCGCCGCAACCAGAAGGTCATCGAGGAGTCCGCCTCGCCCGTCCTCGGCCCGGACCAGGTCGCCGAGGTCAAGGCCAGCGCCGAGCGCCTCGCCATCGCGGTCGGGTATGCCGGCGCGGGCACCGTGGAGTTCCTCTACCACCCGGGTGAGAAGTTCTTCGCCTTCCTCGAGGTCAACACCCGCCTCCAGGTCGAGCACCCCATCACCGAGGCGACGACCGACACCGACCTCGTCAAGCTCCAGATCCATGTCGCCGGGGGTGGGCGACTCGAGGGCGAGCGCCCGGTGGAGGAGGGGCACGCCGTCGAGGCCCGCCTCAACGCCGAGGACCCCGACCGCGACTTCGCTCCGTCGCCGGGTCGGATCGCGCTGCTCAACCTGCCGTCCGGCCCCGGCGTCCGGGTCGACACCGGTGTCGGCGAGGGCGACTCGATCCCCGCCGACTTCGACTCGATGATCGCCAAGATCATCGCCGTCGGCAGCGACCGCGACGAGGCCCTGGCCCGCCTGCGCCGTGCGATGTCCGAGACGACCGTCGTCATCGAGGGCGGCGCCACCAACAAGAGCTTCATCCTCGACCTGCTCGACCAGCCCGAGGTCATCGACGGCAGCGCCGACACGGGCTGGATCGACCGTGTCCGCGGTGAGGGCCGACTCGTCCTGCACCGCCACTCCGGCATCGCCCTCGTCGCCGCCGGCATCGAGGCCTACGAGGACGAGGAGGAGGTGGAGCGCACACGACTCCTCGAGACCTCCCGCGGTGGACGGCCCCAGGTCCAGCACCGCACCGGCCGCGCCATCGACCTCAAGCTCCGCGGCACGGCGTACAAGGTCACGGTCTGGCGGATCGGACCGCACCTGTTCCGCGCCACCGTGGCCGGCGGGACGGTCGAGCAGACCGTCGACGCCGAGCTCGACCGCCTCGACGAGTACACGAGCCGCCTCACCACCGGCGGCCGCACCCACCGGCTCATCACCGCCACGCACGGGCCGGTCCAGCTCGTCGAGGTGGACGGGGTGACCCACCGCGTGAGCCGGGACGAAGGTGGCGTGCTGCGCTCCCCGGCCCCGGCCCTCGTCGTCGCCACCCCTGCCCCCGTCGGCAGCGAGGTCGCAGCCGGTGCGCCCGTCCTCGTGCTCGAGTCCATGAAGATGGAGACCGTCCTGCCCGCGCCGTTCGCCGCGCGCGTCAAGGAGCTGCTCGTCTCGACCGGCAGCCAGGTCGAGACCGGTGCGCCGATGGTGCGCCTCGAGCCGCTCGGTGACCCCGACGCGGTCGCCGAGGCCGCCCCCGAGAACACCGTCGACCTCGACCTGCCCGCCACCGACCTCAGCGGTGCCGGTGCGCAGGAGGTCATCGACCGGTCGCGGGCCTCGCTCTGCGCCATGCTGCTGGGCTACGACGTGGACCCCCGCGACGGCGGCGGCACGCTGCGCTCCTACCTCGCTGCGCGTGAGGAGCTGGTCGCGGCCGGGCACGCCCAGATCGGCGACGAGGTCGCCGTCCTCGAGGTGTTCGCCGACTTCGCCGAGCTGAGCCGCAACCGGCCCGCCGGCGAGGAGGACCACGTCGAGAACCGCGTGCACAGCCCCCGCGAGCACTTCCACACCTACCTGCAGAGCCTCGACGTCGAGCGCGGGGCGCTGCCCGAGCAGTTCCGCAGCAAGCTCTCGCAGGTGCTGCGCCACTACGGCCTGGACGGCCTCGACCGGACGCCGCAGCTCGAGGAGGCCGTCTTCCGCGTCTTCCTCGCCCAGCAGCGCTCGGCCCCCGAGGTCGCGCTCGCCACGGCGCTGCTCCAGCACTGGATCGTCGAGCCCCGGCCCGAGCCGCCGCTTGACGCCAGCGCCCGCGACGTCCTCGACCGCCTCGTCGTCGCCACCCAACTGCGCTACCCCGTCATCGGCGACCTCGCGCGCAGCGTGCGGTTCCGCTGGTTCGACCAGCCGCTCGTCGACGCCGACCGAGCCACCGTCCTCGGTGGCGTCCGCGACGAGCTCGCCGCCCTCGAGGACGTGCCGGGGGGAGACGAGCGCGCGGGCCGCATCGACGCGTTGGCGGCGATCCCCGAGCAGATCGTGCAGTTCCTCGCCGAGCGCCTGGAGTCCGGCGTGCCCAGCCGCGAGCCGATGCTCGCCGTCCTGATCAAGCGGCACTACCGCGAGCACGAGCTCACCGGCCTGCGCGAGCTCCAGGTGGAGTCGCGCCCCTTCGCCGTCGCCGACTACACCCTCGACGGCCGCCCGACCCACCTCGTGACCTCCATCGGTCGCGTCGACGAGCTCGCACCCGACTCCGGCCTCGTGGCGGGCGTCGCCGAGCAGCTGGCGGCGCGCGGCGAGGGCGACGAGGCCGTCGTCGACCTCTACCTCGCCTGGGCCGACGAGCCGTCCTCCGCCGAGGAGGCCTCCGCCCACCTCGCGACCGCGCTCGCCGCGGTCCCGTTCGCCCAGCAGGTGCGTCGTGTGGCCGTGGCCGTCTGCCCGGGCGGCGGGCGACCGGTCAGCTACTTCACCTTCCGCCCCGAGGACGGCTCGATGGTCGAGGACCGCCTCGTCCGCGGGGTGCACCCGATGGTCGGGCGCCGGCTCAACCTGTGGCGGCTGCGCGACTTCGACATCACCAGGCTGCCGGCCCCGGAGGACGTGCTGCTCTACCGCTGCGTGGCCCCCGGCAACGAGTCCGACCAGCGGCTCGTGGCGCTGGCCCAGGTGCGCCAGCTCGCCGTCGTCCGGGACGAGAGCGGTCGCGTGACCGCCCTGCCGCACGCCGAGCGCGCCATCGCCAACTGCCTCGAGGCGATCCGTCGTGCCCGTGCGGCTGCCGGCTCGGCCGGGGCGCGCCTCGACATGAACCACGTCTGGGTGCACATCTGGCCGCCGATCGAGGCCGACCTCGACCAGCTCACCGCGCTCCAGGCGAAGATCTCGCCGCTCACCGCCGGTGCCGGGATCGAGGAGGTCCTCGTGCAGGGCCGCATCGCGACCCCGGACGGCGCCAGCGCCCCTCTCGCGGCTCGGTTCCACTACCAGCCCGGCTCCGGGGTCGTGACCTCGGTCGAGGAGCCGCCGACCGAGCGCCTGCTGCCGCTGGACGACTACGCGCAGAAGGTCGTCCGCGCCCGTCGCCGGGGCGTCGTCTACCCCTACGAGCTCCAGGCGATGATCGCCGGCCACGGCGGCACCGCCACGGAGTACGACCTCGACGACCGCGGCAGCCTCGTCCCCGTCGACCGCCCCTACGGCCTCAACAAGGCAGGCATCATCGCCGGGGTCATCACGACGCCGACCGAGCGGTACCCCGAGGGCATCACCCGCGTGCTGCTGTGCGGCGACCCGCTCAAGGCGCTCGGCGCGGTGGCCGAGGCCGAGTGCATGCGTGTCATCGCGGCCCTCGACCTGGCGCAGGAGATGGGGGTGCCGGTCGAGTGGTTCGCCCTCTCCGCCGGCGCCCGGATCTCGATGGACTCCGGCACGGAGAACATGGACTGGGTCGCTCGGGCGCTCAAGCGGATCATCGAGTTCACCCAGGACGGCGGCGAGATCAACATCGTCGTCGCCGGCATCAACGTCGGCGCCCAGCCCTACTGGAACGCCGAGGCCACGATGCTCATGCACACCAAGGGAATCCTCGTGATGACCCCGGACAGTGCCATGGTCCTCACGGGCAAGCAGTCGCTCGACTTCTCCGGTGGTGTGTCGGCCGAGGACAACTTCGGCATCGGCGGCTACGACCGCGTCATGGGCCCGAACGGTCAGGCGCAGTACTGGGCCCCCGACCTCGCCGGCGCCCGTGACGTCCTCATGGCGCACTACGACCACACCTACGTCCACCCGGGCGAGGACGGCCCGCGTCGGGCGCGGACCACCGACCCCGTCGACCGTGACGTGACGACGTTCCCGCACACCCTCGCGGACTCCGGCTTCACGACCGTCGGCGACATCTTCTCCTCGGAGACCAACCCCGACCGCAAGAAGCCGTTCGACATCCGCACCCTGATGGCCGCGGTCGCCGACCAGGACCACGAGACGCTCGAGCGCTGGGCCGGCATGGCCGACGCAGAGACGGCCGTGGTGCAGGACGCCCACCTCGGCGGGATCCCGGTGTGCCTGTTGGGGATCGAGTCCAAGACGGTGGCTCGTCGCGGCTTCCCACCCACCGACGGCCCGGACACCTACACCGCGGGCACGCTGTTCCCGCGGTCGTCGAAGAAGGCGGCACGGGCGATCAACGCCGCGTCCGGCAACCGCCCGGTCGTGGTCCTCGCCAACCTGTCCGGCTTCGACGGGTCGCCGGAGTCGATGCGCAGCCTCCAGCTCGAGTACGGCGCCGAGATCGGCCGCGCGATCGTCAACTTCGACGGTCCGATCGTCTTCACCGTCGTCTCCCGCTACCACGGCGGCGCCTTCGTGGTGTTCTCCAAGGTGCTCAACCCGCGGATGACGGTGCTCGCGGTCGAGGGCTCGTTCGCCTCGGTCCTCGGCGGTGCGCCCGCGGCGGCGGTCGTGTTCTCCCGTGACGTCGATGCCCGTACGGCGTCGGACGCCCGGGTGCGCGACCTCGAGGCCGCCATGGGTGAGGCCGACCAGGCCCGCCGGGCCGAGCTGGCGACCGAGCTCGCCGAGGTGCGCAGCGCAGTCCGCTCGGAGAAGCTCGGCGAGGTGGCGTCGGAGTTCGACAAGGTGCACAGCATCCACCGAGCCGTCAGCGTCGGGTCGGTCGACGCCGTGATCTCGGCCAACGAGCTGCGGCCGCGGATCATCGCCGCGATCGAGGCCGGGCTCAAGGGCTGA
- a CDS encoding deoxyribodipyrimidine photo-lyase, with translation MSRAASILWLRRDLRRGDLPALGRAAEAADGGSVLVLFVLDPALWKGAGPVRRAWLAATLEAAREAYDGRLCLRVGDPAKVVPSVVEEVGAGSVHVSRETTPAGVRRDSAVAASLAEAGVDWVETGTPYAVGPGSITNGSGDPYKVFTPFSRAWRDHGWPAPATEPSGVTFARVASDDDGWKTLREARKADGLPDLPDAGEEAALSRWREFLDDALTAYKGDRDRADRPGTSRLSPYLKIGAVHPRTLLAELDGRTGQGAQTFETELCWREFYADVLWHNPRSSWHDLRPALSGITYEDNEDLVEAWKGGRTGYPVVDAAMRQLLTEGWMHNRMRMVTASFLTKDLHVWWPVGARHFLDHLLDGDIASNNHGWQWVAGTGTDASPYFRVFNPITQGQRFDPQGDYVRRYVPELAHIPGKAVHEPWKHDEGYDHDYPERIVDHAEERREALRRYEAARGSQSSGSSGSGSS, from the coding sequence ATGTCTCGCGCCGCCTCGATCCTCTGGCTCCGCCGCGACCTGCGCAGGGGCGACCTCCCTGCCCTGGGTCGGGCTGCCGAGGCCGCCGACGGCGGCTCGGTGCTCGTGCTCTTCGTCCTCGACCCTGCCCTGTGGAAGGGAGCCGGCCCGGTCCGGCGGGCCTGGCTCGCCGCGACCCTCGAGGCGGCCCGAGAGGCGTACGACGGCCGGCTCTGCCTGCGCGTCGGCGACCCGGCGAAGGTCGTCCCGTCCGTGGTGGAGGAGGTGGGCGCGGGGTCCGTGCACGTCTCCCGCGAGACGACCCCGGCCGGGGTGCGCCGGGACAGCGCCGTGGCGGCGTCGCTCGCCGAGGCCGGCGTCGACTGGGTCGAGACCGGGACGCCGTATGCCGTCGGGCCGGGTTCGATCACCAACGGCAGCGGTGACCCCTACAAGGTGTTCACCCCGTTCAGCCGCGCCTGGCGCGACCACGGCTGGCCCGCCCCGGCCACCGAGCCCTCCGGGGTCACCTTCGCCCGGGTCGCCTCGGACGACGACGGGTGGAAGACCCTGCGCGAGGCGCGCAAGGCCGACGGACTGCCCGACCTCCCCGACGCCGGCGAGGAGGCCGCGCTCTCGCGGTGGCGCGAGTTCCTCGACGACGCACTCACGGCATACAAGGGCGACCGCGACCGGGCCGACCGGCCGGGGACGTCGCGGCTGTCCCCCTACCTCAAGATCGGCGCGGTGCACCCGCGCACGCTGCTCGCCGAGCTCGACGGCCGGACGGGGCAGGGGGCGCAGACCTTCGAGACCGAGCTGTGCTGGCGCGAGTTCTACGCCGACGTGCTCTGGCACAACCCGAGGTCGTCGTGGCACGACCTGCGCCCCGCGCTGTCAGGCATCACCTACGAGGACAACGAGGACCTCGTCGAGGCGTGGAAGGGGGGCCGCACCGGGTACCCCGTCGTCGACGCCGCGATGCGCCAGCTCCTGACCGAGGGGTGGATGCACAACCGGATGCGGATGGTGACGGCGAGCTTCCTCACCAAGGACCTGCACGTCTGGTGGCCGGTCGGCGCGCGGCACTTCCTCGACCACCTGCTCGACGGCGACATCGCCTCCAACAACCACGGGTGGCAGTGGGTCGCCGGCACCGGCACCGACGCGTCGCCGTACTTCCGGGTGTTCAACCCGATCACCCAGGGCCAGCGCTTCGATCCCCAGGGCGACTACGTGCGCCGCTACGTCCCCGAGCTGGCGCACATCCCGGGCAAGGCCGTCCACGAGCCGTGGAAGCACGACGAGGGGTACGACCACGACTACCCCGAGCGGATCGTCGACCACGCCGAGGAGCGGCGCGAGGCGCTGCGCCGGTACGAGGCGGCGCGCGGCTCCCAGTCGTCCGGCTCGTCAGGGTCGGGGTCGTCGTGA